The Streptomyces venezuelae genomic interval GTCCAGAGCCTCGGCCGCCCTGTCGCGGCGGTCGGCGGCCTTGACACCGAGCGGGACCAGCGCGGTCTCCACGTTCTCCAGGGCGGTGAGGGTGGGGATGAGGTTGAAGCTCTGGAAGACGAAGCCGATGTTCTGGCCGCGTACGGCCGTCAGGCGGCGCTCCGAGAGCTGCGCCAGGTCGGTGCCGTCGAGGAGGACGCTGCCGGAGGTGGGGCGGTCGAGGCCGCCGAGCATCTGGAGCAGGGTGGACTTGCCGCCGCCCGTGGGGCCCTGGATGACCAGTCGGTCCCCCTGTCCGATGGCGAGGTCGACGCCGGCGAGTGCGTCGACTCTGGTCCGGCCGCGCCGGTACTGCTTGGTGACGCCGATGAGTTCGTACATGGTGGGACTCCTGTGTGAGGTGGTGCGGTGCGGGCGGGCGACTACTCGACGCGGCGCAGCGCGTCGGCGGGGCGCAGGCGCGAGGCGCGCCACGCGCCGAAGCCGCCCGCGACGAGACCGCCGCCGAGGGCCAGGAGCACGGCGAGACCGACGGTGGCCACGCCGACGGGGGCGGTGAGGGCGATGTCGATGGTCTTGCCGACGGCCGTACGGGCTCCGCCGGGGCCGCCGGCGGCTCCGCCGAAGACCATCCCGCCGCCGCCCCGCCCGGCGAAGCCGCCGACGCTCGCGCCGAGTTCGGCAGTGAGGTTCGGGCTGACGGCGGTGACCGCGTACGCTCCGGCGAGGCCGGCCGCGATGCCGAGGGCGCCGCCGACGACGCCGTTGACGAGGGCCTCGCCGACGACCTGGCGCGTGACGCGGGCGCTCGTCCAGCCGAGCGC includes:
- a CDS encoding ABC transporter ATP-binding protein, which gives rise to MYELIGVTKQYRRGRTRVDALAGVDLAIGQGDRLVIQGPTGGGKSTLLQMLGGLDRPTSGSVLLDGTDLAQLSERRLTAVRGQNIGFVFQSFNLIPTLTALENVETALVPLGVKAADRRDRAAEALDSVGLGERLGHLPSELSGGQQQRVAIARALVKRPKVLLADEPTGNLDESMRDEIVDLLEGLCEEHGLTFVMVTHDSAVARRAPRLATIRKGRITVKENRPVGRAVE